In Streptomyces dangxiongensis, one DNA window encodes the following:
- a CDS encoding ADP-ribosylglycohydrolase family protein: MSTQRTGPGLADRIHGGWLGRIAGNMLGKPVEQGEVWTRDRIDRYLRRAAALPLTDYLPEPADPAEAADLRPEWRLCVRGRIHGSSRDDDIDYAILGLHLLETHGFAFSTEQVGDLWLLRLPYLQTFTAERAAYRNLANGLKPPLTATYDNPYQEWIGALIRADVYGWTCPGDPVRAAGLARRDAVLSHTGNGVYGAMFAAALIAAAFTAPAVRGALDSALAVIPASSRLARTVRRVAALHETRLPWEETVATVATETAGLGWIHTVPNAAVLTAGLLYGDGDFTRTIALTVRGGLDTDSNGATAGSVAGVFTGADAIPAPWRDPLEDTVRSAVFGFDGVRISALAERTLRLAADAT; encoded by the coding sequence ATGAGCACCCAGCGCACCGGACCCGGCCTCGCCGACCGCATCCACGGCGGCTGGCTCGGCCGGATCGCCGGCAACATGCTCGGCAAGCCGGTGGAGCAGGGCGAGGTGTGGACCCGCGACCGCATCGACCGCTATCTGCGCCGTGCCGCGGCCCTGCCGCTGACCGACTACCTCCCCGAGCCCGCCGACCCGGCCGAGGCCGCCGACCTGCGCCCGGAGTGGCGCCTGTGTGTGCGCGGCCGGATCCACGGCAGCTCCCGGGACGACGACATCGACTACGCGATCCTCGGCCTGCACCTGCTGGAGACCCACGGTTTCGCCTTCAGCACCGAGCAGGTGGGCGACCTGTGGCTGCTCAGGCTGCCGTACCTCCAGACGTTCACGGCTGAGCGGGCGGCCTACCGCAACCTCGCGAACGGGCTGAAGCCGCCGCTGACGGCGACGTACGACAACCCGTACCAGGAGTGGATCGGCGCGCTGATCCGCGCCGACGTGTACGGCTGGACCTGTCCGGGCGATCCCGTCCGGGCCGCCGGCCTGGCCCGCCGGGACGCGGTGCTGTCGCACACCGGCAACGGGGTGTACGGCGCGATGTTCGCGGCGGCGCTGATCGCGGCGGCCTTCACCGCCCCGGCCGTGCGGGGCGCGCTGGACAGCGCGCTCGCCGTGATCCCCGCGAGCAGCCGCCTCGCCCGGACCGTGCGGCGGGTCGCGGCCCTGCACGAGACCCGGCTGCCCTGGGAGGAGACGGTGGCCACGGTGGCCACGGAGACCGCCGGGCTCGGCTGGATCCACACCGTCCCCAACGCGGCCGTCCTGACCGCCGGGCTGCTGTACGGTGACGGCGACTTCACCCGGACCATCGCCCTCACCGTGCGCGGCGGCCTGGACACCGACTCCAACGGGGCGACGGCCGGTTCGGTGGCCGGCGTGTTCACCGGGGCGGACGCCATTCCGGCGCCGTGGCGGGATCCGCTGGAGGACACGGTCCGTAGCGCGGTGTTCGGCTTCGACGGCGTACGGATCAGTGCGCTGGCCGAGCGTACCCTGCGCCTGGCGGCGGACGCGACATAG
- a CDS encoding NUDIX domain-containing protein: protein MTTTPDFATYIASLPRIIAGAAALFRDAEGRVLLVEPNYREGWALPGGTIESDDGETPRRGARRETLEEIGLDRELGRLLAVDWVRGVGRPPLVAYLYDGGVLTETDLKAIRLQEEELLSWRLVARDDLTTYLPGALGRRVLAALDVLADGSGTAELENGQRVS from the coding sequence ATGACCACGACTCCTGACTTCGCCACGTACATCGCGAGCCTGCCCCGGATCATCGCCGGTGCCGCCGCGCTCTTCCGGGACGCCGAGGGCCGGGTGCTGCTCGTCGAACCCAACTACCGTGAGGGCTGGGCGCTTCCGGGCGGGACCATCGAGTCCGACGACGGGGAGACCCCGCGGCGGGGCGCGCGCCGGGAGACGCTGGAGGAGATCGGGCTCGACCGGGAACTCGGCCGGCTGCTCGCGGTGGACTGGGTGCGCGGCGTGGGCCGGCCGCCGCTGGTGGCCTACCTGTACGACGGCGGTGTGCTCACCGAGACCGACCTGAAGGCCATCCGCCTCCAGGAGGAGGAGCTGCTGTCCTGGCGGCTGGTCGCGCGCGACGACCTCACCACGTATCTGCCCGGCGCGCTCGGCCGCCGGGTGCTGGCCGCCCTGGACGTGCTCGCGGACGGCTCCGGCACGGCGGAACTGGAGAACGGCCAGCGCGTGTCGTGA
- a CDS encoding MaoC family dehydratase — protein MQFGRTYEEFEVGATYKHWPGKTVTEYDDHLFCLLTMNHHPLHMDSNYAESTTDFGKNVVVGNYIYSLLLGMSVPDVSGKAIANLEIESLKHVAPTFHGDTIYGETTVLDKWPSKSKNDRGIVHVETKGYKQDGTLVCVFRRKVMVPTETYIKERGGEQPGRPEPLDIPKREQEK, from the coding sequence ATGCAGTTCGGACGCACGTACGAGGAGTTCGAGGTCGGGGCGACGTACAAGCACTGGCCCGGCAAGACGGTCACCGAGTACGACGACCACCTGTTCTGTCTCCTCACCATGAACCACCACCCGCTCCACATGGACTCGAACTATGCGGAGAGCACGACGGACTTCGGCAAGAACGTCGTCGTGGGCAATTACATCTACTCCCTGCTGCTCGGCATGTCCGTCCCGGACGTCTCCGGCAAGGCGATCGCCAACCTGGAGATCGAGTCGCTCAAGCACGTGGCGCCGACCTTCCACGGCGACACGATCTACGGCGAGACGACCGTGCTCGACAAGTGGCCCTCGAAGTCGAAGAACGACCGCGGGATCGTCCACGTCGAGACCAAGGGCTACAAGCAGGACGGGACCCTCGTCTGCGTGTTCCGCCGCAAGGTGATGGTGCCGACCGAGACGTACATCAAGGAGCGCGGCGGCGAGCAGCCCGGCCGCCCGGAACCGCTGGACATTCCAAAGCGTGAGCAGGAGAAGTAA
- a CDS encoding protein meaA → MTERQKDRPWLMRTYAGHSTAEASNELYRRNLAKGQTGLSVAFDLPTQTGYDSDHILARGEVGRVGVPVAHLGDMRRLFQDIPLEQMNTSMTINATAMWLLALYQVVAEEQGADITKLQGTTQNDIVKEYLSRGTHVFPPGPSLRLTTDMIAYTVSHLPKWNPINICSYHLQEAGATPVQEIAYAISTAIAVLDAVRDSGQVPRERMGDVVARISFFVNAGVRFVEEMCKMRAFGRIWDKVTRERYGIEDAKQRRFRYGVQVNSLGLTEAQPENNVQRIVLEMLAVTLSKDARARAVQLPAWNEALGLPRPWDQQWSLRIQQVLAYESDLLEYEDIFEGSKVIEAKVEMLVGDTLAEIDRIQEMGGAMAAVESGYLKSRLVASHAERRARIESGQEKIIGVNIFEGTEPNPLTADLDTAIQTVDPAVEARVVESLRHWRDTRYQPPFNHPRPCKALERLKEAAQGTGNLMEATLECARAGVTTGEWAGALREVFGEYRAPTGVSSAPVAVTAEPGSALAGVRAKVDATARELGAGKLRFLVGKPGLDGHSNGAEQIAVRARDAGFEVVYQGIRLTPEQIVDAALAEDVHAVGLSILSGSHAQLVPDVLQRLRVAGATDIPVIAGGIIPNGDAEQLRAAGVAAVFTPKDFDITGIIGRIVDEIRKANKLDPLEVPA, encoded by the coding sequence ATGACAGAGCGTCAGAAGGACCGTCCGTGGCTGATGCGGACGTACGCCGGCCACTCGACGGCCGAGGCGTCCAACGAGCTGTACCGGCGCAATCTCGCCAAGGGCCAGACCGGTCTGTCGGTGGCGTTCGACCTGCCGACGCAGACCGGCTACGACTCCGACCACATCCTCGCCCGCGGCGAGGTCGGCCGGGTGGGCGTGCCCGTCGCGCATCTCGGTGACATGCGCCGGCTGTTCCAGGACATCCCCCTGGAGCAGATGAACACCTCGATGACGATCAACGCCACCGCCATGTGGCTGCTGGCGCTCTATCAGGTCGTCGCCGAGGAGCAGGGCGCGGACATCACCAAGCTCCAGGGCACGACCCAGAACGACATCGTCAAGGAGTACCTGTCCCGGGGCACCCATGTGTTCCCGCCCGGGCCGTCGCTCCGCCTGACGACGGACATGATCGCGTACACGGTCTCCCACCTCCCCAAGTGGAACCCGATCAACATCTGCAGCTACCACCTCCAGGAGGCGGGGGCCACGCCGGTGCAGGAGATCGCGTACGCGATCTCCACCGCGATCGCCGTCCTGGACGCCGTCCGCGACTCCGGGCAGGTGCCCCGCGAGCGCATGGGCGACGTGGTGGCCCGCATCTCCTTCTTCGTGAACGCGGGCGTCCGCTTCGTCGAGGAAATGTGCAAGATGCGGGCGTTCGGCCGCATCTGGGACAAGGTCACGCGCGAGCGGTACGGCATCGAGGACGCCAAGCAGCGCCGGTTCCGGTACGGCGTCCAGGTCAACTCGCTCGGCCTGACCGAGGCGCAGCCGGAGAACAACGTCCAGCGGATCGTGCTGGAGATGCTGGCCGTGACCCTGTCGAAGGACGCACGCGCGCGTGCCGTGCAGCTACCGGCCTGGAACGAGGCCCTCGGCCTGCCCCGCCCCTGGGACCAGCAGTGGTCGCTGCGCATCCAGCAGGTGCTCGCCTACGAGAGCGACCTGCTGGAGTACGAGGACATCTTCGAGGGCTCGAAGGTGATCGAGGCGAAGGTGGAGATGCTGGTCGGGGACACCCTCGCGGAGATCGACCGCATCCAGGAGATGGGCGGCGCGATGGCCGCCGTGGAGTCCGGCTACCTGAAGTCGCGGCTGGTCGCCTCGCACGCCGAACGCCGGGCACGGATCGAGTCCGGCCAGGAGAAGATCATCGGCGTCAACATCTTCGAGGGCACCGAGCCGAACCCGCTGACCGCCGACCTGGACACCGCCATCCAGACGGTCGACCCGGCGGTCGAGGCCCGCGTCGTGGAGTCCCTGCGGCACTGGCGCGACACCCGCTACCAGCCGCCCTTCAACCACCCGCGCCCCTGCAAGGCGCTGGAGAGGCTGAAGGAGGCCGCCCAGGGCACCGGCAACCTGATGGAGGCCACCCTGGAGTGCGCCCGCGCCGGGGTCACCACCGGCGAGTGGGCGGGCGCCCTGCGCGAGGTGTTCGGCGAGTACCGGGCCCCCACCGGGGTCTCCTCCGCACCGGTGGCCGTCACCGCCGAGCCCGGCTCGGCGCTCGCCGGGGTCCGCGCCAAGGTGGACGCCACCGCCCGCGAGCTGGGCGCCGGCAAACTGCGCTTCCTGGTCGGCAAGCCGGGCCTGGACGGACACTCCAACGGGGCCGAGCAGATCGCCGTGCGCGCCCGTGACGCCGGGTTCGAGGTGGTCTATCAGGGCATCCGGCTCACCCCCGAGCAGATCGTGGACGCGGCACTGGCGGAGGACGTCCACGCCGTGGGCCTGTCGATCCTCTCCGGCTCCCACGCCCAACTGGTCCCGGACGTGCTCCAGCGGCTCCGTGTGGCCGGTGCCACAGATATACCCGTGATCGCAGGTGGCATCATCCCGAACGGTGACGCCGAACAGCTCAGGGCCGCCGGTGTGGCCGCGGTGTTCACCCCGAAGGACTTCGACATCACCGGGATCATCGGCCGCATCGTCGACGAGATCCGGAAAGCGAACAAGCTCGACCCCCTGGAGGTCCCCGCATGA
- a CDS encoding AlkA N-terminal domain-containing protein, producing the protein MQTGMHLDREQCVQAVRSKDARFDGWFFTAVLTTRIYCRPSCPAVPPKPENMTFHPSAAACQQAGFRACKRCRPDTSPGSPEWNQRADLVARAMRLIDDGVVDREGVPGLAARLGYSTRQVERQLLAELGAGPLALARAQRAQTARLLIETTPLPMAEIAFAAGFSSVRAFNDTVREVFALSPSELRARAPRSGAGTPGVLTLRLPFRAPLNPSNLFGHLAATAVPGVEEWRDGAYRRTLRLPYGHGIVALAPRPDHIACRLTLSDLRDLTVAISRCRRMLDLDADPVAVDDRLRADPLLAPLVDRGPGRRVPRTVDEAEFAVRAVLGQQVSTAAARTHAARLVTAHGKPLDDPEGGLTHLFPTPEALAAVDPESLAMPRTRRTTFTTLVRQLADGTLHLGVETDWAEARARLLALPGFGPWTVDIIAMRALGDPDAFLPTDLGIRRAAKDLGLPSTPAALTARAAGWRPWRAYAVQYLWATDTHPINFLPA; encoded by the coding sequence ATGCAGACAGGGATGCATCTCGACCGGGAGCAGTGCGTGCAGGCCGTGCGGTCGAAGGACGCGCGGTTCGACGGCTGGTTCTTCACCGCCGTCCTGACCACGCGGATCTACTGCCGGCCCAGTTGCCCGGCCGTGCCGCCCAAGCCGGAGAACATGACCTTCCATCCGAGCGCCGCGGCCTGCCAGCAAGCGGGGTTCCGGGCCTGCAAACGCTGCCGCCCCGACACCAGCCCCGGCTCCCCGGAATGGAACCAGCGCGCTGACCTGGTGGCCCGCGCCATGCGGCTGATCGACGACGGCGTCGTGGACCGCGAGGGCGTCCCCGGACTCGCCGCCCGGCTCGGCTACAGCACCCGGCAGGTGGAGCGGCAACTGCTCGCCGAGCTGGGCGCCGGCCCCCTGGCCCTCGCCCGGGCCCAGCGCGCCCAGACCGCACGCCTGCTCATCGAGACCACCCCGCTGCCCATGGCGGAGATCGCCTTCGCGGCCGGCTTCTCCTCCGTCCGCGCCTTCAACGACACCGTCCGCGAGGTCTTCGCCCTGTCCCCGAGCGAGCTGCGGGCCCGGGCGCCCCGCAGCGGCGCGGGCACCCCGGGCGTGCTCACCCTGCGGCTGCCGTTCCGCGCCCCCCTCAACCCGTCCAACCTCTTCGGCCACCTCGCCGCCACCGCCGTACCCGGGGTCGAGGAGTGGCGGGACGGCGCCTACCGGCGCACGCTCCGGCTGCCGTACGGGCACGGCATCGTGGCCCTCGCCCCGCGACCCGACCACATCGCCTGCCGTCTCACCCTCAGCGACCTGCGCGACCTGACCGTGGCCATCAGCCGCTGCCGCCGCATGCTCGACCTGGACGCCGACCCGGTCGCCGTCGACGACCGGCTGCGCGCCGATCCGCTGCTCGCCCCCCTGGTCGACCGCGGCCCCGGCCGCCGGGTGCCGCGCACGGTCGACGAGGCCGAGTTCGCCGTCCGCGCCGTGCTCGGGCAGCAGGTGTCCACCGCGGCCGCCCGCACCCACGCGGCCCGCCTGGTCACCGCGCACGGCAAGCCCCTGGACGACCCGGAGGGCGGGCTCACCCACCTCTTCCCGACCCCGGAGGCACTGGCCGCCGTCGACCCCGAGTCCCTGGCGATGCCCCGCACCCGGCGCACCACCTTCACCACCCTCGTCCGCCAACTCGCGGACGGTACGCTTCACTTGGGAGTGGAGACCGACTGGGCCGAGGCGCGCGCCCGGCTCCTCGCGCTGCCCGGCTTCGGGCCGTGGACGGTGGACATCATCGCGATGCGCGCGCTCGGCGACCCCGACGCCTTCCTCCCCACCGACCTCGGCATCCGCCGCGCCGCGAAGGACCTGGGCCTGCCGTCCACCCCGGCCGCGCTCACCGCCCGCGCGGCGGGCTGGCGGCCCTGGCGGGCGTACGCGGTGCAGTACCTGTGGGCGACCGACACCCACCCGATCAACTTCCTCCCGGCCTGA
- a CDS encoding acyl-CoA dehydrogenase family protein, translated as MARLAQTAGLTDVQQEILSTVRDFVDKEIIPVATELEHRDEYPQAIVDGLKELGLFGLMIPEEYGGLGESLLTYALCVEEIARGWMSVSGIINTHFIVAYMLKQHGTQEQKDHFLPRMAAGDIRGAFSMSEPGLGSDVSAITSKAVKDGDEYVLNGQKMWLTNGGTSSLVAVLVRSDEGHPEGTAPHRSMTTFLVEKEPGFGEVRPGLTIPGKIDKMGYKGVDTTELIMDGLRVPADRVLGGVTGRGFYQMMDGVEVGRVNVAARGCGVAQRAFELGVRYAQQRHTFGKPIAQHQAIQFKLADMATKVEAAHAMMVNAARKKDSGERNDLEAGMAKYLASEYCKEVVEDAFRIHGGYGFSKEYEIERLYREAPMLLIGEGTAEIQKMIIGRRLLEEYRFQG; from the coding sequence ATGGCCCGTCTCGCCCAGACCGCCGGTCTGACCGACGTCCAGCAGGAGATCCTCTCCACCGTCCGGGACTTCGTCGACAAGGAGATCATCCCGGTCGCGACCGAGCTGGAGCACCGCGACGAGTACCCGCAGGCGATCGTGGACGGCCTGAAGGAACTCGGCCTGTTCGGCCTGATGATCCCCGAGGAGTACGGGGGCCTGGGCGAGTCGCTGCTCACCTACGCGCTGTGCGTGGAGGAGATCGCCCGCGGCTGGATGTCGGTGTCCGGCATCATCAACACCCACTTCATCGTCGCGTACATGCTCAAGCAGCACGGCACGCAGGAACAGAAGGACCACTTCCTGCCGCGCATGGCGGCCGGTGACATCCGCGGCGCGTTCTCGATGTCGGAGCCGGGACTGGGCTCGGACGTGTCGGCCATCACCTCCAAGGCGGTGAAGGACGGCGACGAGTACGTCCTGAACGGCCAGAAGATGTGGCTGACGAACGGCGGTACGTCCTCGCTCGTGGCCGTTCTCGTCCGCAGTGACGAAGGACACCCCGAGGGCACCGCGCCCCACCGGTCGATGACCACCTTCCTGGTGGAGAAGGAGCCGGGCTTCGGCGAGGTCCGCCCGGGCCTCACCATCCCCGGCAAGATCGACAAGATGGGCTACAAGGGCGTCGACACCACCGAGCTGATCATGGACGGCCTGCGGGTACCGGCCGACCGGGTGCTCGGCGGGGTCACCGGCCGAGGTTTTTACCAAATGATGGACGGCGTGGAGGTCGGCCGGGTCAACGTGGCGGCGCGCGGCTGCGGGGTCGCCCAGCGCGCCTTCGAGCTGGGCGTCCGGTACGCCCAGCAGCGTCACACCTTCGGCAAGCCGATCGCCCAGCACCAGGCCATCCAGTTCAAGCTGGCGGACATGGCCACCAAGGTCGAGGCCGCCCATGCGATGATGGTCAACGCCGCACGCAAAAAGGACTCCGGGGAGCGAAACGACCTGGAGGCCGGCATGGCGAAGTACCTGGCCTCCGAGTACTGCAAGGAGGTCGTGGAGGACGCCTTCCGGATCCACGGCGGCTACGGCTTCTCCAAGGAGTACGAGATCGAGCGCCTCTACCGCGAGGCCCCGATGCTGCTCATCGGCGAGGGTACCGCCGAGATCCAGAAAATGATCATCGGGCGCAGGTTGCTCGAAGAGTACCGCTTCCAGGGCTGA
- a CDS encoding glycerate kinase family protein: protein MLIAADKFKGSLTAVQVAERVTAGLRRVAPDLWAESLPVADGGDGTVDAAVAAGFERREVRVAGPLGQEVTAAFALREGTAVVEMAEASGLQRLPAGVFAPLTASTYGSGELLRAALDAGARTIVFGVGGSATTDGGAGMLSALGARFLTEDGEPVPPGGGGLAGLARADLSGLDPRLASVELVLASDVDNPLTGPKGAPAVYGPQKGATPDDVAALDAALAHFAAVLEAEAGPRAAEYAAAPGAGAAGGIGFGALLLGARFRPGIEVMLDVLGFAPALERASLVITGEGSLDEQTLHGKAPAGVAAAARAAGRTVVAVCGRLALPEEALLRAGIERAYPLTSVEPDVARCIAEAGPILEELATRIAKDYLS, encoded by the coding sequence GTGCTCATCGCCGCGGACAAGTTCAAGGGCTCGCTGACGGCCGTGCAGGTCGCCGAGCGGGTGACGGCCGGGCTGCGCCGGGTCGCGCCGGACCTGTGGGCCGAGTCGCTGCCCGTGGCCGACGGCGGCGACGGGACCGTGGACGCGGCCGTCGCGGCCGGTTTCGAACGGCGCGAGGTGCGGGTCGCCGGGCCGCTCGGCCAGGAGGTGACGGCCGCCTTCGCGCTGCGCGAGGGCACCGCGGTCGTGGAGATGGCCGAGGCGAGCGGGCTCCAGCGCCTCCCGGCGGGTGTGTTCGCGCCGCTGACCGCCTCGACGTACGGATCCGGGGAACTGCTGCGGGCCGCGCTGGACGCGGGCGCGCGCACGATCGTGTTCGGCGTCGGCGGCAGCGCCACGACGGACGGCGGCGCGGGGATGCTGTCCGCGCTGGGCGCCCGGTTCCTGACCGAGGACGGGGAACCGGTGCCGCCGGGCGGCGGCGGCCTGGCCGGCCTGGCCCGCGCCGACCTCTCCGGCCTCGATCCCCGGCTGGCCTCGGTCGAACTGGTGCTGGCCAGCGATGTCGACAATCCGCTGACCGGGCCGAAGGGCGCGCCGGCGGTGTACGGCCCGCAGAAGGGGGCCACGCCGGACGACGTGGCGGCCCTGGACGCGGCCCTCGCCCACTTCGCCGCGGTGCTGGAGGCGGAGGCCGGGCCACGGGCGGCGGAGTACGCCGCGGCACCGGGCGCGGGGGCGGCGGGCGGCATCGGCTTCGGCGCGCTGCTCCTGGGCGCCCGTTTCCGGCCCGGCATCGAGGTCATGCTGGACGTGCTGGGCTTCGCACCCGCCCTGGAGCGGGCGTCACTGGTGATCACCGGCGAGGGCTCGCTCGACGAGCAGACCCTGCACGGGAAGGCGCCGGCGGGGGTCGCCGCGGCGGCGCGGGCCGCGGGCCGGACGGTGGTGGCGGTGTGCGGCCGGCTCGCCCTGCCGGAGGAGGCGCTGCTGCGGGCCGGCATCGAACGGGCGTACCCCCTGACGTCCGTCGAGCCGGACGTCGCCCGCTGCATCGCGGAGGCGGGCCCGATCCTGGAGGAGCTGGCGACCCGCATAGCCAAGGACTACCTGAGCTGA
- a CDS encoding SIR2 family NAD-dependent protein deacylase, translated as MTKPLVAVFSGAGVSTDSGIPDYRGPNGLWRRDPEAEKLVTYEYYMGDPEIRRRSWQMRRTNRALRAEPNAAHRAVVELERSGIPVRVITQNVDGLHQQAGMPARKVLELHGSAHGVLCTRCGARGPMEDAIARVEAGEDDPPCLRCGGILRSATVMFGEHLDPVVLGDAVAISKACDVFVAVGTSLQVHPAAGLADVAADHGARLIIVNAEPTPYDELADEVIREPIGTALPRLLRLLGSGSGGRGGTSAGS; from the coding sequence ATGACCAAGCCGCTCGTCGCCGTGTTCAGTGGGGCCGGTGTCTCCACCGACTCCGGGATCCCGGACTACCGCGGGCCGAACGGCCTGTGGCGCCGGGATCCCGAGGCCGAGAAGCTCGTGACGTACGAGTACTACATGGGGGATCCGGAGATCCGGCGGCGGTCGTGGCAGATGCGGCGCACGAACCGTGCGCTGCGGGCCGAGCCGAACGCGGCCCACCGGGCGGTGGTCGAGCTGGAGCGGTCCGGCATCCCGGTGCGGGTGATCACGCAGAACGTCGACGGTCTGCACCAGCAGGCCGGGATGCCCGCCCGCAAGGTGCTCGAACTGCACGGCAGTGCGCACGGTGTCCTGTGTACCCGGTGCGGTGCGCGCGGCCCCATGGAGGACGCGATCGCGCGGGTGGAGGCGGGCGAGGACGACCCGCCCTGTCTGCGCTGCGGCGGCATCCTGAGATCGGCGACCGTGATGTTCGGCGAGCACCTCGATCCGGTCGTGCTGGGCGACGCGGTCGCGATCAGCAAGGCCTGCGACGTCTTCGTCGCCGTCGGCACCAGCCTCCAGGTCCACCCCGCGGCGGGTCTCGCGGATGTCGCCGCCGACCACGGGGCCCGGCTGATCATCGTCAACGCGGAACCGACGCCGTACGACGAGCTGGCCGACGAGGTGATCCGCGAACCGATCGGGACGGCCCTCCCCCGGCTCCTGCGGCTGCTCGGCAGCGGCAGCGGTGGGCGCGGGGGCACTTCGGCCGGCTCCTGA
- the pssA gene encoding CDP-diacylglycerol--serine O-phosphatidyltransferase: MPEADDVDDDEEMPLSLRLSIADTLTLGNATCGFMAVYFTTTGILIPHLTGSQESGMGRHSAATAVILMLCAAVFDLFDGLVARKLRSSPMGAELDNLSDLISFGLAPAYFVLVYGMVADDAHQRVAAVGAIVVLLAVVLRLARFSCVTVKDGTFQGMPSPFGALTVVSIVLLELPFVATLLAILGTAWLMVSRVEYPKPRGRLAGAVLGWIVLSMGLLAAWAFDAPGGQLLLQTGCALQLVMGAVIPLFATARRVNNFRDNRREARATHLP; the protein is encoded by the coding sequence GTGCCCGAGGCCGACGACGTGGACGACGACGAGGAGATGCCTCTCTCTCTTCGCCTGTCGATAGCGGACACGCTGACACTGGGCAACGCCACCTGCGGGTTCATGGCGGTGTACTTCACCACCACCGGCATCCTGATTCCGCACCTCACCGGCAGCCAGGAATCCGGCATGGGCCGCCACAGCGCGGCCACGGCGGTCATCCTGATGCTCTGCGCGGCGGTCTTCGACCTGTTCGACGGCCTGGTGGCGCGCAAGCTGCGCTCCTCCCCGATGGGCGCCGAGCTGGACAATCTGTCCGACCTGATCAGCTTCGGGCTCGCCCCCGCCTACTTCGTGCTCGTCTACGGCATGGTCGCCGACGACGCGCACCAGCGGGTGGCGGCGGTGGGCGCGATCGTGGTGCTGCTGGCGGTGGTGCTGAGACTGGCCCGGTTCAGTTGCGTGACGGTGAAGGACGGCACGTTCCAGGGCATGCCCTCGCCGTTCGGCGCGCTGACGGTCGTCTCGATCGTGCTGCTGGAACTGCCGTTCGTGGCGACGCTGCTGGCGATCCTGGGGACGGCGTGGCTGATGGTGAGCCGCGTGGAGTACCCCAAGCCGCGGGGCCGCCTCGCCGGCGCGGTGCTCGGCTGGATCGTGCTGTCGATGGGCCTCCTGGCCGCGTGGGCCTTCGACGCCCCCGGCGGTCAGCTACTGCTCCAGACGGGCTGCGCGCTCCAACTGGTCATGGGCGCGGTCATCCCGCTGTTCGCCACGGCCCGCCGGGTGAACAACTTCCGCGACAACCGGCGCGAGGCGCGGGCGACGCACCTGCCGTGA
- a CDS encoding phosphatidylserine decarboxylase — translation MPHSQTSAHRDSLVGARLARGASPWLLPTVAAAALSLARARRSGAAKAVAVPVTALAAGMLWFFRDPEREIAQGRVISPADGVVQSIMPWKDGRTRVAIFMSPLNVHVNRAPLAGTVTSVEHIPGGFVPAFNKESENNERVVWHFDTELGDIEMIQIAGAVARRIVPYLPEGTKVEQGDRIGLIRFGSRVDLYLPEGVEVAVEVGQKTVAGVTRIDRD, via the coding sequence ATGCCCCACAGCCAAACCTCTGCACACCGCGACAGCCTGGTAGGCGCACGCCTCGCGCGCGGAGCATCGCCGTGGCTTCTCCCGACCGTCGCCGCCGCAGCCCTCAGCCTGGCCCGCGCCCGCCGCTCGGGTGCCGCCAAGGCCGTCGCCGTGCCCGTCACCGCGCTCGCGGCGGGCATGCTGTGGTTCTTCCGCGACCCCGAGCGCGAGATCGCCCAGGGCCGGGTCATCTCGCCCGCCGACGGTGTGGTGCAGAGCATCATGCCGTGGAAGGACGGGCGCACCCGCGTCGCGATCTTCATGAGCCCGCTCAACGTCCACGTCAACCGCGCGCCCCTCGCGGGCACCGTGACGTCGGTCGAGCACATCCCCGGCGGCTTTGTTCCAGCTTTCAACAAGGAGAGCGAGAACAACGAGCGCGTAGTCTGGCACTTCGACACCGAACTCGGCGACATCGAGATGATCCAGATCGCCGGCGCGGTGGCCCGCCGCATCGTGCCCTACCTCCCCGAGGGCACGAAGGTCGAGCAGGGCGACCGTATCGGTCTGATCCGCTTCGGCTCGCGTGTCGACCTCTACCTGCCCGAAGGTGTGGAGGTCGCGGTCGAGGTCGGACAGAAGACCGTGGCTGGGGTGACTCGCATTGACCGTGATTGA